A section of the Triticum dicoccoides isolate Atlit2015 ecotype Zavitan chromosome 7A, WEW_v2.0, whole genome shotgun sequence genome encodes:
- the LOC119330383 gene encoding uncharacterized protein LOC119330383 — protein MATKAPSCSTRFRSPASAVWFLPAAVFIILLLLLGRPTMDPYAPATPPGPVSSRRADLYGRMARDLDERGAAFLKGGETSQSFTLSDLFEVRDGAVVPRLKAVDPPVRANVLYLDPVFAAEIAKAVKEVFLPYFDKAIWFQNSSMYHFSMFHASHHLEPILATKDEIEAEVDAVKGVTEAVCPLKISLDRVVLTSTGVLLGLWQVESGTDPADIRSKLREALPRAPQKQLYDPVLLHTSFARILGPPKLPQQEDTSSFSHIKFFHDLVAQVNGKIRGFQAKVSELWYVEEYDVLALALNGKMRVRRLHLGCNEGQDN, from the exons ATGGCCACCAAGGCCCCGAGCTGCTCCACCCGCTTCAGATCTCCGGCCAGCGCCGTTTGGTTCCTGCCGGCCGCCGTcttcatcatcctcctcctccttctgggCCGCCCGACCATGGACCCCTACGCTCCCGCCACCCCTCCTGGTCCCGTGTCTTCCCGGCGCGCCGATCTGTACGGCAGGATGGCGCGGGACCTTGACGAGCGCGGCGCGGCCTTCTTGAAGGGCGGCGAGACATCGCAGTCCTTCACGCTCTCGGACCTCTTCGAGGTCAGGGACGGCGCCGTCGTGCCCAGGCTCAAG GCCGTCGACCCGCCGGTGCGTGCAAACGTGCTCTACCTGGACCCGGTGTTCGCCGCCGAGATAGC GAAGGCTGTGAAGGAAGTATTTCTTCCTTATTTTGATAAAG CTATTTGGTTCCAAAATTCGAGCATGTACCACTTCAGTATGTTTCATGCCTCCCATCATCTGGAGCCAATCTTAGCAACCAAGGATGAG ATTGAAGCCGAAGTCGATGCTGTAAAAGGAGTTACTGAGGCTGTTTGCCCCCTTAAAATTTCTTTGGATCGAGTGGTCTTGACATCAACTGGAGTTCTTCTTGGCTTGTGGCAG GTTGAATCTGGTACTGATCCTGCCGACATCCGCTCAAAATTGAGAGAAGCTCTCCCTCGAGCACCCCAAAAGCAGTTG TATGATCCTGTTCTCCTCCACACATCCTTTGCGCGAATTCTGGGACCTCCTAAGCTCCCACAACAG GAGGACACGTCATCTTTCAGTCACATCAAATTCTTCCATGACCTCGTTGCACAGGTTAATGGGAAAATCCGTGGCTTCCAG GCAAAGGTATCAGAGTTGTGGTATGTAGAAGAGTACGATGTGCTAGCCCTAGCACTGAATGGAAAGATGAGAGTGCGGAGGCTCCACCTTGGCTGCAATGAGGGCCAAGATAACTGA